A genomic region of Fodinisporobacter ferrooxydans contains the following coding sequences:
- a CDS encoding recombinase family protein: MLVKKIVDSIPTEVNKYNRFNIDKDIPKLTTEELTALVEHVRLIGYARVSTVDQAERGWSLESQIESIYSKAKEEGFQDQQILIVVEMGKSGDDPDRPALNFVLGLIKDGVGNGGKFVCLHPDRFSRSFFQGMSIYYEITNYGIDVNYIEFDYDPDNPESALMYNIHMSIAQYNKSKILANSKRGRRQKLKSGEIPGIRKIFGYDFDKETDKLVENPEEKEIYQLMVDWILNGKDGREMTCSKIAKELAKLGYKPPESNVWYQTTVSRVLRCETYKGFIYFGKSEIIQKNGKKVEIEKPKEEWFKIPVPAYIDEPTWNRVQEELDKREKRHRGRPSMHHLLKGLVRCGRCGASVASGGHSFTKNNKYYYYACTRKSTKGWVQKTGESYYQRCKGSNWRTDIIDPLIWNWVIDHLKEPEKIIQTFLEKQGNPHEIQEMQDKLSRLQSTLKDREGEKERLIFMFQKKWITPEEMNRKMEDVMKEIMEVQEEVDLLQNSLNNLLKEFDSFELLKSKLRQFYKYVTKQEHLTDQLKREILGIFINRVILYDDKVEIYAKWGEGLKVMNESGAPDPVQAIDQKFLSNRHRNYKSSQIHGRQ, from the coding sequence TTGCTTGTAAAGAAGATTGTCGATTCGATTCCTACAGAAGTAAACAAGTACAATCGATTTAATATTGATAAAGATATACCGAAACTAACGACCGAGGAACTTACAGCTTTAGTTGAACATGTTCGATTGATAGGTTACGCTCGTGTTTCTACCGTAGACCAAGCTGAACGAGGTTGGTCACTAGAATCACAAATAGAGTCGATTTATTCCAAGGCCAAAGAAGAAGGTTTTCAAGATCAACAAATATTGATTGTGGTTGAAATGGGGAAAAGTGGAGATGATCCGGATCGTCCGGCATTAAACTTCGTACTGGGGTTAATAAAAGATGGAGTAGGAAATGGCGGAAAGTTTGTGTGCCTCCATCCAGATCGCTTCAGCCGTAGTTTTTTCCAAGGAATGAGTATCTATTATGAGATCACCAACTATGGGATTGATGTTAATTATATAGAGTTTGATTATGACCCTGATAATCCAGAATCAGCGCTTATGTATAACATTCATATGTCAATCGCTCAATACAACAAGTCAAAAATCCTTGCCAACTCCAAACGCGGGCGCCGACAAAAATTGAAAAGCGGGGAGATACCAGGGATCCGTAAGATTTTTGGTTATGATTTTGACAAGGAAACTGACAAACTCGTTGAAAATCCGGAAGAAAAGGAAATTTATCAACTCATGGTAGATTGGATTCTCAATGGGAAAGACGGTCGGGAAATGACTTGTTCCAAGATAGCCAAAGAGCTTGCTAAGTTAGGATATAAGCCTCCGGAGAGTAATGTTTGGTATCAAACGACCGTGAGCAGAGTACTTCGCTGCGAAACGTATAAGGGTTTCATTTACTTTGGGAAATCAGAAATTATACAGAAAAACGGAAAGAAGGTGGAAATTGAAAAACCGAAAGAAGAATGGTTCAAAATACCCGTTCCCGCGTATATAGATGAACCTACTTGGAACCGTGTGCAAGAAGAGCTAGACAAACGTGAAAAACGACATCGGGGAAGGCCTTCCATGCATCATTTATTAAAGGGTCTGGTTCGTTGCGGCCGCTGTGGGGCTTCGGTGGCATCGGGGGGACATTCCTTTACAAAAAACAATAAATATTATTATTACGCTTGCACAAGGAAATCTACAAAAGGATGGGTACAAAAAACCGGTGAATCGTACTATCAACGTTGTAAAGGGAGTAACTGGCGAACTGACATTATTGATCCTTTGATCTGGAATTGGGTCATTGATCACCTGAAAGAGCCGGAAAAGATTATTCAAACTTTTCTGGAAAAGCAAGGCAATCCACATGAAATTCAAGAAATGCAGGATAAGTTATCAAGGCTACAGAGTACCTTGAAGGATCGTGAAGGTGAAAAGGAACGCTTAATCTTTATGTTCCAAAAGAAGTGGATTACCCCTGAAGAAATGAATCGCAAAATGGAAGATGTGATGAAAGAAATTATGGAAGTTCAAGAGGAAGTCGATTTATTGCAAAATTCCTTGAACAACCTGCTTAAGGAATTCGATAGCTTCGAATTGCTAAAGAGTAAGCTAAGACAATTTTATAAATACGTTACCAAACAAGAGCATCTCACTGATCAACTTAAACGTGAAATTTTAGGGATTTTTATAAATCGTGTTATCCTCTATGACGATAAGGTAGAGATTTATGCGAAATGGGGAGAAGGCCTAAAGGTTATGAATGAATCGGGTGCACCAGACCCTGTTCAGGCAATCGACCAAAAATTTTTATCCAATCGACACCGAAACTACAAGTCTAGTCAAATCCATGGAAGACAATAA
- the hflX gene encoding GTPase HflX, whose protein sequence is MYTIVEEKTEHAILIGLKTQKSEKNWDRSFAELHNLAETAGVVVAGEMVQSKLVSDPTFFIGKGKAEELKRMADLLEADVVIANQELTPVQIKNLEYIIGVKVIDRTQLILHIFAERARSKEGKLQVELAQLKYLLPRLLGKGMDMSRLGGGIGAKGPGETKLELDRRRIRDQIHRLEQELKQIGNHRSLRTTRRSKSDIYTVAMVGYTNAGKSTLFKTLLEQYGQGDAEEGRNRLFDTLETTTRKLTLPFLGDVILSDTVGFIQDLPHHLIQSFRSTLEEVVEADLLLHVVDASDPDWPEQAATVYQVLDDLKKQDRKVLTVFNKIDQLETHEYGKEALYDPNADRMQKISAKEKLGLEELAEQLTVLLEGSIQEYLIQLPYEMGSQVRTIHASGQVLEETYEESHMQIRVNMTKTKAQKFLPFLVP, encoded by the coding sequence ATGTATACGATTGTAGAAGAAAAGACGGAACATGCCATTCTCATTGGTTTAAAAACACAAAAGTCAGAAAAAAATTGGGATCGTTCCTTTGCCGAACTGCACAATTTGGCAGAAACGGCTGGCGTGGTCGTGGCGGGAGAGATGGTACAGTCCAAGCTGGTGTCGGATCCGACATTTTTTATCGGAAAAGGGAAAGCAGAGGAACTGAAACGTATGGCGGATTTGCTGGAAGCAGACGTAGTGATTGCCAATCAAGAACTCACACCTGTGCAAATCAAGAATTTGGAATACATCATAGGAGTGAAAGTCATTGATCGGACACAATTAATTCTGCATATTTTTGCGGAGCGAGCCCGTTCCAAAGAAGGGAAGCTGCAAGTGGAACTTGCTCAGCTGAAATATTTATTACCCCGATTACTAGGCAAGGGAATGGATATGTCCCGACTTGGCGGGGGCATCGGAGCAAAAGGTCCTGGTGAAACAAAATTGGAGTTGGATCGGCGAAGAATCCGTGATCAAATTCATCGATTGGAGCAGGAACTCAAACAAATCGGAAACCATCGATCGCTGCGCACCACCCGCCGTTCGAAAAGTGACATCTATACGGTTGCCATGGTCGGTTATACAAACGCCGGCAAAAGCACACTTTTCAAGACATTGCTTGAGCAATACGGGCAGGGAGATGCAGAAGAAGGCAGAAACCGATTGTTTGATACATTGGAAACAACGACCAGAAAATTGACGCTTCCGTTTTTGGGAGATGTCATTTTAAGCGATACGGTTGGCTTTATCCAAGATCTTCCTCATCATCTCATCCAATCCTTTCGTTCCACTTTGGAGGAAGTAGTGGAAGCGGATCTCTTGCTGCACGTTGTCGATGCTTCCGATCCGGACTGGCCGGAGCAAGCGGCAACCGTATACCAGGTATTGGATGATTTGAAGAAACAGGATCGAAAAGTTCTTACGGTCTTTAACAAAATCGACCAATTGGAAACTCATGAATATGGGAAAGAAGCACTATACGACCCCAATGCAGATCGCATGCAAAAGATTTCCGCAAAAGAAAAACTAGGTCTGGAAGAATTGGCGGAACAACTTACAGTTCTTTTGGAGGGATCGATCCAGGAATATTTGATTCAACTCCCGTATGAAATGGGCAGCCAAGTCCGGACCATTCATGCATCCGGTCAAGTTTTGGAAGAAACGTACGAAGAATCGCATATGCAGATACGAGTCAACATGACAAAAACAAAAGCTCAGAAGTTTCTTCCGTTTTTGGTACCATAG
- a CDS encoding aminotransferase class I/II-fold pyridoxal phosphate-dependent enzyme, giving the protein MVEQAEEELQSIYRQIDQNALWNQQKVLQAFHKYQLADFHFTGSTGYGYNDAGREVLERVYAEVFQAEAALVRPHITSGTHAIALALFGVLRPGDQLLYATGKPYDTLKNVIGDAKNTANEGSLADFGIHSTYVPLQDDGTPNIDGLLQGITPKTKMIGIQRSSGYDWRPALTIQDIDRLVRVIRSVNKDVVIFVDNCYGEFCEPLEPTQVGADLVVGSLIKNPGGGLAPSGGYIVGKEPYVRQAAGRLTVPGIGGEGGATLGTNRSLLQGLFLAPHVVGQALKGAVLAAYVFDQIGMKTSPAWNATRTDLIQAIEFGARERLITFCQAIQSSAPVDSHVRPEPWAMPGYSDEVIMAAGAFIQGSSIELSADGPIRPPYIGYMQGGLTYEHCKLTILQVLEDLYSL; this is encoded by the coding sequence ATGGTGGAGCAAGCAGAAGAGGAACTGCAATCCATATATCGGCAAATCGATCAAAATGCATTGTGGAATCAGCAAAAAGTCTTGCAGGCATTTCATAAGTATCAGTTGGCGGATTTTCACTTCACAGGTTCCACCGGGTATGGCTATAATGATGCCGGGAGAGAAGTTTTGGAGCGGGTATACGCCGAAGTGTTCCAAGCGGAAGCAGCACTTGTGCGGCCGCATATCACCTCTGGAACACATGCCATTGCATTGGCATTATTCGGTGTGCTGCGTCCGGGAGACCAGCTTTTATATGCAACCGGTAAGCCATATGATACATTGAAAAACGTCATCGGTGACGCAAAGAACACTGCAAATGAGGGATCTTTGGCCGATTTTGGCATACATAGTACGTACGTTCCTTTGCAAGACGACGGAACACCCAATATTGACGGACTTTTGCAAGGTATCACACCAAAGACAAAAATGATCGGAATTCAACGGTCCAGCGGGTATGATTGGCGTCCAGCTTTGACGATTCAAGATATCGACAGACTTGTACGTGTGATCCGTTCCGTCAATAAAGACGTGGTCATTTTTGTTGACAACTGTTATGGAGAATTTTGCGAGCCATTGGAGCCGACACAAGTGGGTGCGGATCTTGTCGTCGGATCTCTGATCAAAAATCCGGGCGGCGGTCTTGCTCCAAGCGGGGGCTACATAGTGGGGAAAGAACCGTATGTCAGACAGGCTGCCGGGCGTTTGACCGTCCCGGGAATTGGCGGAGAAGGAGGTGCCACTCTGGGAACGAACCGCAGTTTGTTGCAAGGCTTGTTTCTCGCACCCCATGTGGTTGGACAAGCATTGAAAGGAGCTGTATTGGCAGCTTATGTATTTGACCAGATCGGAATGAAGACATCTCCCGCATGGAATGCGACTCGTACGGACTTGATCCAGGCGATTGAATTTGGAGCGAGAGAACGACTGATCACGTTTTGTCAGGCCATTCAATCGTCGGCGCCGGTAGATTCTCATGTTCGCCCAGAGCCTTGGGCAATGCCCGGATACTCCGATGAAGTAATCATGGCAGCGGGTGCATTTATACAAGGTTCCTCCATTGAACTTAGTGCAGACGGTCCAATACGCCCACCTTACATTGGATACATGCAAGGTGGATTGACGTATGAGCATTGCAAATTGACGATCCTGCAAGTATTGGAGGATCTCTATTCACTCTAA
- a CDS encoding MerR family transcriptional regulator produces MSDTLRRNLALFPIGIVQKLTELTARQIRYYEQHELIQPVRTEGNQRLFAFNDVERLLEIKKLIDQGLNISGIKRILGPLEAHSDLPNKEEQEKTGEISEQELHDLLKQELLTARMNRPGVANSLIQGELSRFFH; encoded by the coding sequence ATGAGCGACACATTACGCCGCAATCTCGCATTGTTTCCCATTGGCATTGTTCAAAAGCTTACAGAGCTTACCGCTCGTCAAATAAGATATTACGAACAACATGAGCTCATTCAGCCAGTACGTACGGAAGGAAACCAACGGTTGTTTGCCTTCAACGATGTGGAACGCTTGCTAGAAATCAAGAAGCTAATTGATCAAGGGTTGAATATTTCCGGAATCAAAAGGATTTTGGGACCTTTGGAAGCGCATTCAGATTTACCGAACAAAGAAGAGCAGGAAAAAACAGGAGAAATTTCCGAGCAGGAGTTGCATGATTTACTCAAACAAGAATTATTGACGGCCAGAATGAATCGGCCTGGAGTTGCAAATTCTCTTATTCAAGGGGAATTGTCTCGATTTTTTCATTGA
- the glnA gene encoding type I glutamate--ammonia ligase: MITIVEGGIYVQVNFTREDILRMAKEENVRYIRLQFTDLLGVIKNVEIPVSQLTKALDNKIMFDGSSIEGFVRIEESDMYLYPDYNTWLIFPWGDEQGKIARLICDIYMPDGTPFAGDPRGILKRALKIANDMGFSSMNVGPEPEFFLFKLDEQGNPTTEMNDQGGYFDLAPVDLGENCRREIVLVLESLGFEIEASHHEVAPGQHEIDFRYSNALTAADNIMTFKLVVKTVARKHGLYATFMPKPIYGINGSGMHCHQSLFSGKSNAFYDERDELGLSKVAKQFLAGLLAHARGFTAITNPTVNSYKRLVPGYEAPCYIAWSAKNRSPLVRIPASRGLSTRIEVRNPDPSCNPYLALAVMLMAGLDGIRNELSLPAPVNRNIYVMNETDRVRAGILSLPANLKEALDELSMNEVMRSALGDHAFTHFLEAKFIEWDMFRTAVHPWEREQYLTMY, from the coding sequence ATGATAACGATTGTGGAAGGAGGAATCTATGTGCAGGTAAACTTTACGCGTGAAGATATTCTACGTATGGCAAAAGAAGAAAATGTGCGGTATATTCGTTTGCAATTCACCGATTTACTTGGTGTCATCAAAAACGTGGAAATTCCCGTTAGTCAATTGACAAAAGCACTTGATAATAAAATTATGTTCGATGGTTCATCCATTGAAGGATTTGTTCGGATCGAAGAGTCCGATATGTACTTATATCCCGATTATAATACATGGCTCATTTTCCCTTGGGGAGATGAGCAAGGGAAGATTGCACGACTCATCTGTGACATTTATATGCCGGATGGTACGCCTTTTGCCGGAGATCCGAGAGGAATTCTAAAACGCGCCTTAAAAATAGCGAATGATATGGGATTCTCGTCAATGAACGTGGGACCCGAACCGGAGTTTTTTTTATTTAAACTTGACGAACAAGGCAATCCGACAACCGAAATGAACGATCAGGGCGGATATTTTGATTTGGCTCCTGTAGATCTCGGAGAAAACTGCCGCCGGGAAATTGTGCTTGTACTGGAATCCCTTGGCTTTGAAATCGAAGCATCCCATCATGAAGTAGCCCCAGGACAGCACGAAATCGATTTTCGCTATTCCAATGCACTGACTGCTGCTGATAATATTATGACTTTTAAATTGGTCGTAAAAACTGTCGCACGCAAGCATGGTTTATATGCAACATTTATGCCAAAACCAATTTACGGCATTAACGGTTCCGGCATGCATTGCCATCAGTCATTGTTTAGCGGAAAATCCAATGCATTTTATGACGAAAGAGATGAACTCGGACTAAGCAAAGTTGCCAAACAGTTTTTGGCCGGTTTGCTGGCACATGCACGCGGGTTTACAGCCATAACAAATCCGACCGTAAATTCTTATAAACGATTGGTGCCGGGCTATGAAGCTCCGTGTTATATTGCCTGGTCTGCAAAAAACCGCAGTCCGCTTGTCCGGATCCCTGCATCGAGAGGATTAAGCACTCGAATTGAAGTTCGAAATCCGGATCCGTCATGCAACCCATATTTGGCACTCGCTGTCATGTTAATGGCAGGACTTGACGGGATTCGAAACGAACTTTCTTTACCGGCACCTGTCAATCGCAATATATACGTGATGAATGAAACAGATCGGGTGCGTGCCGGTATTTTGAGTTTGCCAGCCAATTTAAAAGAAGCACTGGATGAACTTTCTATGAATGAAGTCATGCGGAGCGCTCTGGGTGACCATGCATTTACTCACTTCTTAGAAGCGAAATTTATCGAGTGGGATATGTTCCGTACTGCTGTTCATCCGTGGGAGCGAGAGCAGTATTTAACAATGTATTAA
- a CDS encoding LysM peptidoglycan-binding domain-containing protein — MNTHKRTIANPMKKRKISRRVALFTLIVSGSILGMGIWSGHHAQASNSFDLHKKHYVTVLPGQSLWNIAQQIVKPNEDIRDVVYRLTRINHLSSSLITPGMKLLVPSKND; from the coding sequence ATGAATACACACAAAAGAACCATCGCAAATCCGATGAAAAAGCGGAAAATCTCTAGAAGAGTCGCATTATTCACTTTGATCGTATCGGGAAGTATTTTGGGAATGGGGATTTGGAGCGGGCATCATGCACAAGCAAGCAATTCTTTTGATTTACATAAAAAACATTATGTAACGGTTTTGCCGGGGCAATCCCTTTGGAATATCGCACAGCAGATTGTAAAACCGAATGAAGATATACGAGATGTCGTTTACAGATTAACGAGAATCAATCATCTTTCTTCTTCACTCATTACACCGGGTATGAAATTATTAGTGCCGAGTAAAAACGATTGA
- the lexA gene encoding transcriptional repressor LexA yields MVKLSKRQQEIMDFIKQEVKQKGYPPSVREIGEAVGLASSSTVHGHLERLEQKGLLRRDPTKPRAIEVINLEIGTAVGEHYPETDRSVIMAPIIGKVTAGQPITAVENIEDYFPLPASMRNEPSIFLLHVAGNSMIDAGIFDGDMVVVRQQRTAQNGDIVVAMTEDEEATVKRFFREADHIRLQPENPAMQPLRYANVTILGKVIGLYRNIH; encoded by the coding sequence TTGGTGAAACTTTCAAAACGCCAACAAGAGATCATGGATTTCATCAAACAGGAAGTGAAGCAAAAAGGCTATCCGCCATCTGTCCGGGAAATTGGGGAAGCAGTGGGATTGGCCTCCAGTTCAACTGTCCACGGACATTTGGAGCGTTTGGAACAAAAGGGACTATTGCGGCGGGATCCGACAAAACCGCGGGCGATCGAAGTGATCAACCTGGAAATCGGTACAGCTGTCGGGGAACATTATCCAGAGACGGATCGATCGGTTATCATGGCGCCTATCATCGGAAAAGTGACAGCAGGTCAGCCCATTACAGCTGTCGAGAATATCGAAGACTATTTCCCGTTACCGGCCAGTATGCGGAATGAACCATCGATTTTCTTGCTGCATGTAGCAGGGAATTCCATGATTGACGCCGGCATTTTCGACGGAGACATGGTCGTCGTTCGCCAGCAGCGAACTGCACAAAATGGCGATATTGTCGTTGCCATGACCGAGGATGAAGAAGCAACGGTAAAACGTTTCTTTCGGGAGGCGGATCACATTCGCTTACAGCCGGAAAATCCTGCGATGCAGCCGTTGCGTTATGCCAACGTGACAATTTTGGGGAAGGTCATCGGCCTCTACCGCAACATTCATTGA
- a CDS encoding GNAT family N-acetyltransferase: MFTNITFRDAGISDLPTIVDIYNATIPSRMVTADTEPVSVESREKWFSDHSPAFRPLWMIEYDGKACGWVSFQSFYGRPAYNATAEISIYIHQDFRGKKIGQYSIQKAIDACPRLRIKTLLAFIFGHNEPSLQLFARFGFEQWAHLPNIAELDGIERDLIILGKRIF; this comes from the coding sequence ATGTTCACTAACATTACATTTCGGGATGCCGGTATCAGCGATTTGCCAACCATCGTCGACATTTACAATGCAACCATTCCAAGCAGGATGGTAACTGCCGATACAGAACCTGTGTCAGTCGAAAGCAGGGAAAAATGGTTCAGCGATCATTCTCCGGCTTTCCGCCCTTTATGGATGATCGAATATGATGGGAAAGCATGCGGATGGGTGAGCTTTCAATCCTTTTACGGGCGACCCGCGTATAACGCAACGGCAGAAATCAGCATTTATATTCATCAAGATTTCAGAGGCAAGAAAATTGGCCAATATAGTATACAGAAAGCGATTGATGCTTGTCCTAGGCTCCGGATTAAGACATTGCTGGCATTTATATTTGGTCACAACGAACCGAGTCTTCAGCTATTTGCCCGATTCGGTTTCGAACAATGGGCACATTTGCCGAATATTGCAGAATTGGATGGAATTGAGCGGGATCTAATCATACTTGGCAAACGGATTTTTTGA
- a CDS encoding Tn3 family transposase yields MLFNAISVWNTVYLSQAADFKRSTGTFKYELLLHISPLRRKHINFLV; encoded by the coding sequence ATGCTATTTAATGCAATCAGCGTATGGAACACTGTTTACCTTTCACAAGCAGCGGACTTCAAAAGGTCTACTGGAACGTTCAAGTATGAACTGCTACTGCACATTTCGCCTCTTAGGAGGAAACATATCAACTTTCTAGTGTGA
- a CDS encoding methyltransferase domain-containing protein, protein MYFFNDLTKQLKDLCTSGLAISPWLAGVDGTGRFDPIIFEIIDSAALDFTAIHWTEEERIKAFGILPVHERLPRTALYETIASTAVLLANDRTGYLDVEENLSREVIQMVENFVTKYGLGTFVQIYCLVTSYENQNALAYYKSIPEKEFLLGHWHRPWIDYTLTDELVLGTLLQNYQIVIRKNRRYVEMSDQGYEAFRKTGEILNKSGYLEHRMHWLHISQFNLFDDYETMAHAIWPESISLRQRFLEWSGIKSGMKVLELGCADGEFTFDGGLAQLVGPTGRVISIDPSARMIARAETKRCNLDVDWVEFRKGKAECLPFDDGTFDAVIGVGFLHFTDLEVALREMKRVTHSNGIVASFHPLKARLDVEFFQQWFSPLLELSVQRKEPPKDFLLFPNQAPLAFESAGFHNVIKDEAPLITLFHDPDKVIQHFIYGVGWFQEELSMLPWRARKEIVELLRQRGHEIITNYPKDELVFTFPMQMVKGEVI, encoded by the coding sequence ATGTATTTTTTTAATGATTTAACCAAACAACTTAAAGATTTATGTACTTCTGGACTAGCTATAAGTCCTTGGTTAGCGGGTGTAGATGGAACTGGTCGTTTTGATCCTATTATTTTTGAGATTATTGATTCTGCGGCACTCGATTTTACAGCTATACATTGGACAGAAGAAGAACGAATTAAGGCATTTGGAATACTTCCAGTTCATGAACGATTACCAAGAACGGCATTATACGAAACAATTGCTTCAACGGCCGTTCTTCTCGCGAATGATCGAACTGGATATTTAGATGTTGAAGAAAATCTGTCTCGAGAAGTGATTCAAATGGTTGAAAACTTTGTAACAAAATATGGTCTTGGTACATTTGTTCAAATTTACTGCTTGGTTACCAGCTATGAAAACCAAAATGCGTTGGCATATTATAAATCCATTCCGGAAAAGGAGTTTTTGTTAGGTCACTGGCATCGGCCATGGATTGATTATACGTTAACGGATGAACTTGTACTTGGAACACTATTGCAGAACTATCAAATTGTAATTCGTAAAAATCGTCGCTACGTCGAAATGAGCGACCAAGGGTATGAAGCATTTCGAAAAACAGGAGAAATATTAAATAAATCTGGATATCTCGAACATCGGATGCACTGGCTTCACATTTCGCAATTTAATTTATTTGATGATTATGAAACGATGGCACATGCAATATGGCCTGAATCCATTTCTTTAAGACAACGGTTTCTTGAGTGGTCAGGAATTAAATCTGGGATGAAGGTATTAGAGCTTGGATGTGCAGATGGTGAGTTTACGTTTGATGGTGGACTTGCCCAACTAGTCGGTCCAACCGGACGCGTAATTTCCATAGATCCTTCAGCACGAATGATTGCCCGAGCTGAAACTAAACGCTGCAATCTTGATGTTGATTGGGTTGAATTTCGGAAAGGGAAAGCAGAATGTCTTCCCTTTGATGATGGGACCTTTGATGCAGTAATTGGAGTAGGGTTTCTACATTTTACTGACCTCGAAGTGGCCTTACGGGAAATGAAACGGGTTACCCATTCGAATGGTATTGTAGCTAGCTTCCATCCGTTAAAAGCTCGGCTCGATGTTGAGTTTTTTCAACAGTGGTTTTCCCCTTTATTGGAATTATCGGTACAACGAAAAGAACCTCCGAAAGATTTTTTATTATTTCCGAATCAAGCACCATTAGCTTTTGAAAGTGCCGGTTTCCATAATGTTATAAAAGACGAAGCTCCCTTAATTACACTATTTCATGATCCGGATAAGGTAATCCAACACTTTATTTACGGGGTGGGATGGTTTCAAGAGGAATTATCGATGCTTCCATGGCGGGCACGTAAAGAAATTGTGGAACTTTTGAGACAAAGAGGTCACGAAATAATTACCAACTATCCGAAAGACGAACTTGTCTTTACATTTCCAATGCAAATGGTAAAAGGTGAAGTGATATAA
- a CDS encoding winged helix-turn-helix domain-containing protein translates to MTIINGKRISIGQDCYLEYWSLYKDNAKVALSPTQFRILQYLALNIGNPVSTDQLILNVWGPETLIGPNDLHVHIKRLRDRLEDDGRNPKCLLTIRGIGYILYPREK, encoded by the coding sequence TTGACTATTATTAACGGAAAACGTATCTCTATTGGACAAGATTGTTATCTTGAATACTGGTCTTTATATAAAGACAATGCTAAAGTCGCACTTTCACCTACTCAGTTCCGTATACTTCAATACTTGGCACTGAATATTGGGAACCCTGTATCCACAGATCAATTGATTTTGAACGTTTGGGGGCCAGAGACTTTGATTGGCCCTAATGATTTACATGTTCATATTAAACGTTTACGGGATCGATTAGAGGACGATGGTCGTAATCCTAAATGCCTTTTAACGATTCGCGGTATCGGATACATACTGTATCCAAGGGAAAAGTAA
- a CDS encoding patatin-like phospholipase family protein, with product MKIGLALAGGGVSGSAAIGVIRALEEAGVQITHIAGTSSGAMVAALYAYGYSVDQLIEIVPRLNRQHLDIDWKGILLKLIRYKPYLDGCLKGYRLQELLLQLTNHEEVSAFQIPCGIVATDLAEGKPVVFSNQAIAGYTTLSDVSIADAVRASCGIPVIFQPLRIREFVLADGGVLINCPVHLVKQMGALHVISVDPVAPFVKNRKGALTTFRSIFFHVVNLTLQAQMQREHTYAMFTLHPNVGSVGALDFKKVMHCIEVGYRHTKLHLPDILRLLET from the coding sequence GTGAAGATCGGTCTGGCGCTTGCAGGGGGAGGGGTCTCGGGTTCTGCAGCGATTGGCGTCATTCGTGCCCTCGAAGAAGCGGGCGTGCAAATTACACATATCGCCGGCACCAGTTCCGGTGCCATGGTCGCTGCCTTATACGCATATGGCTATTCAGTCGACCAACTGATCGAAATCGTTCCCCGTCTCAACCGTCAGCATTTGGATATCGACTGGAAAGGAATCCTCCTCAAATTGATCCGATACAAGCCGTATCTCGATGGATGTCTGAAAGGATATCGATTGCAAGAACTTCTTTTGCAACTGACAAATCATGAGGAAGTATCGGCGTTTCAAATTCCTTGTGGCATCGTTGCTACCGATCTGGCAGAAGGAAAGCCGGTCGTTTTTTCCAATCAGGCCATCGCCGGATATACAACGCTGAGCGATGTTTCCATCGCAGATGCAGTCCGTGCAAGCTGCGGCATTCCCGTTATTTTTCAGCCCCTTCGAATCCGCGAATTTGTGCTTGCAGATGGTGGTGTCCTGATCAATTGTCCGGTGCATCTGGTCAAGCAAATGGGAGCGCTTCATGTCATTTCCGTCGATCCGGTTGCTCCATTTGTCAAAAACCGCAAAGGGGCTCTTACTACATTCCGCTCCATTTTTTTTCATGTTGTAAACCTGACATTACAAGCACAGATGCAGCGGGAGCATACGTATGCAATGTTTACACTTCATCCCAACGTAGGTTCCGTCGGAGCTTTGGATTTTAAAAAAGTGATGCATTGTATTGAAGTGGGGTATCGACACACCAAATTGCATCTGCCGGATATTCTCCGATTGCTTGAAACATGA